One region of Eupeodes corollae chromosome 1, idEupCoro1.1, whole genome shotgun sequence genomic DNA includes:
- the LOC129939769 gene encoding FAST kinase domain-containing protein 4, with protein MLGLQRIAGGFSTRWLRRSYSSSVKTATIGSTTPTTSSSEAPTSADASEKPPKSRIVAAAFESLKEDDNAKPAAEQAGTSSASAAAVAANSAKINNIDERILNAKTVNGLLSVSENSTTISRKHALKIVSILAEWSSANRVRLSEFENDSRFIKVCKILGKNFPKNGNVLANSTSTSTTYNNNNNSNKRISGFRTDDLNTVLGVAGDDEAAKLIASISVPQMVKVMSTLAQRKRRSTPLLRSLAYNISSSTDPLDIKQSADVLFAMASLNFQDSVLAAKICSDIQAVLPKTDKSAVVGSVLTSLGILKYRDLDVLEVLTQWVLKNSEICRPQDLSAYFITSAILNFQSTASDEVRSKLLKSLVKEDFTKKYDWLNHVWALGLLNLADSSLIESVLSDKFIEELGTEMSGLTPNAKMKLLNLNSIVQIDKKQVTGLPKDSSVFDLQIAHSKSKQIQLNAMMDALKSLLPSNNHVQPLVNTRMGFLIDALCAFDAKRNPLPLDKENPNSIKVALMLVDFHDICHGPHRSVSGITKLSFDLLEKSGHKVLPVPYNEFSVSDKLLKRVQYLEGKFKSIIRLTN; from the exons TCTTCGGAGGCGCCAACAAGCGCAGACGCAAGTGAAAAGCCTCCCAAAA GTAGAATTGTCGCAGCAGCTTTTGAATCTTTGAAGGAAGATGACAACGCTAAACCAGCAGCTGAACAGGCTGGAACTAGCTCCGCATCCGCAGCTGCAGTTGCTGCTAACTCGGCAAAGATCAACAACATCGACGAACGGATATTGAATGCAAAAACCGTAAACGGTTTGCTGTCGGTGTCGGAGAACAGCACGACAATCTCACGAAAGCACGCTCTTAAAATTGTCTCGATCTTAGCTGAATGGAGCTCAGCGAATCGTGTGCGTTTATCAGAATTCGAGAACGATTCTCGATTTATTAAGGTGTGTAAAATTTTGGGCAAAAACTTCCCCAAGAATGGAAACGTTTTGGCAaattcaacatcaacatcaacaacctacaacaacaataacaacagcaacaaacgCATATCCGGCTTCCGGACAGATGATCTGAATACGGTACTCGGTGTGGCCGGAGATGATGAAGCTGCGAAGCTTATTGCTAGCATAAGTGTGCCCCAGATGGTGAAAGTGATGAGCACATTGGCACAACGCAAGCGACGCAGCACACCGCTATTGCGATCCTTAGCCTATAACATTAGTAGCAGCACTGATCCGTTAGATATCAAGCAAAGTGCTGATGTTCTTTTCGCTATGGCGAGCTTAAATTTCCAAGACTCCGTGTTGGCGGCAAAGATTTGCTCAGACATTCAGGCAGTCCTTCCAAAGACCGACAAATCAGCTGTTGTCGGTTCGGTCCTAACGAGCTTGGGAATATTAAAGTACCGAGACTTGG ATGTCTTGGAAGTCCTCACCCAATGGGtattaaaaaatagtgaaattTGTCGGCCACAGGACTTAAGTGCATACTTCATTACTTCAGCCATCTTAAACTTTCAAAGCACCGCATCCGATGAAGTTCGATCGAAACTTCTTAAAAGCCTAGTCAAAGAagactttacaaaaaaatacgaCTGGTTAAATCATGTTTGGGCATTGGGGCTGCTAAATTTAGCAGATTCATCTCTTATTGAATCTGTTCTAAG TGATAAGTTCATCGAAGAGTTAGGCACTGAAATGTCCGGTCTGACCCCAAATGCAAAAATGAAACTACTCAACTTGAACAGCATTGTACAGATCGATAAAAAGCAAGTAACTGGTTTACCAAAAGACAGTTCCGTATTTGATTTACAAATAGCTCATtcaaaatccaaacaaattCAACTCAATGCAATGATGGACGCTTTAAAGAGCCTCTTGCCATCGAATAATCATGTCCAACCTCTTGTAAATACAAGAATGGGATTTCTAATAG ATGCTTTGTGTGCATTCGATGCGAAAAGGAATCCACTGCCATTGGACAAAGAAAATCCAAATTCCATCAa agTTGCTTTAATGTTAGTTGATTTTCACGACATCTGCCACGGACCACATCGATCAGTTAGCGGCATCACAAAGCTGAGCTTTGATTTGTTAGAGAAGAGTGGTCACAAGGTACTACCAGTACCATACAATGAATTTAGTGTAAGTGACAAACTCCTGAAGCGAGTGCAGTATTTGGAAGGGAAATTTAAATCGATTATAAGATTAACAAACTGA